In Oncorhynchus keta strain PuntledgeMale-10-30-2019 chromosome 19, Oket_V2, whole genome shotgun sequence, a single genomic region encodes these proteins:
- the LOC127909356 gene encoding uncharacterized protein LOC127909356 isoform X1, giving the protein MVDREATIVVAGDVVVVVVVSTEGVKVVGAAVAGTAGDVVGAVVVVVVGAEDVVVVEGAADVALLGTAYVVGAAVAVVLGSAVIAVVGVGSVRECSGDEVVIGAAVVLVRAAVVIIEADAVVNVEATVVVTGAAVVTVVVSTAGVVVAGATIVGTAGIAVGAVEVVVVGAKVVVVEDGAAVVVVVRISVGVVGDAAVVIIDSGVVVVVGAAVVLVRAAVAVMVGSAIVALVGVGSVRAGSGDVVVVGAAVVLVRVAVVIVEADAVVDVEATVVVTAAAVVTVVVSTAGVVVAGATIVGTAGIVVGAFVVVDEGAKVVVVEDGATVLVVVRIAVGVVRAAAVVIIGSGVVVVVGAAVVLVRAEVAVMVGSAIVALVGVGSVRAGSGDVVFVGAAVVLVRAAVVIVEADAVFDVEATVVVTGAAFVTVVVSTAGVVVVGATIVGTAGIVVGAVVVVDEGAKVVVVEDGATVLLVVRIAVGVVRAAAVVIIDSGVVVVVGAAVVLVRAAVAVMVGSPIVALVGVGSVRAGSGDVVVVGAAVVLVRAAVVILEADAVFDVEATVVVTGAAVVTVVVSTAGVVVVGATIVGTAGIVVGAVVVVDEGAKVVVVEDGATVLLVVRIAVGVVRAAAVVIIGSGVVVVIGAAVVLVRAALGVMVGPAVVALVGVGSVRAGSGDVVVVGAAVVLVRAAVVIVEADAVFDVEATVVVTGAAVVTVVVSTAGVVVVGATIVGTAGIVVGAVVVVDEGAKVVVVEDGATVLLVVRIAVGVVRAAAVVIIGSGVVVVIGAAVVLVRAALGVMVGPAVVALVGVGSVRAGSGDVVVVGESVVLVRAAVVIVEADAVVDVEATVVVTGAAVVTVVVSTAGVVVAGATIVGTAGVVVGAVEVVVVGAKVVVVEDGAAVVVVVRISVGVVGAAAVVIIGSGVVVVIGAAVVLVRAALGVMVGPAVVALVGVGSVRAGSGDVVVVGAAVVLVRAAVVIVEADAVVDVEATVVVTGAAVVTVVVSTAGVVVAGATIVGTAGVVVGAVEVVVVGAKVVVVEDGAAVVVVVRISVGVVGAAAVVIIDSGVVVVVGAAVVLVRAAVAVMVGSAIVALVGVGSVRAGSGDVVVVGAAVVLVRAAVVIVELDAVFDVEATVVVTGAAVVTVVVSTAGVVVAGATIVGTAGVVVGAVEVVVVGAKVVVVEDGAAVVVVVRISVGVVGAAAVVIIDSGVVVVVGAAVVLVRAAVAVMVGSPIVALVGVGSVRAGSGDVVVVGAAVVLVRAAVVIVEADAVFDVEATVVVTGAAVVTVVVSTAGVVVVGATIVGTAGIVVGAVVVVDEGAKVVVVEDGATVLLVVRIAVGVVRAAAVVIIGSGVVVVIGAAVVLVRAALGVMVGPAVVALVGVGSVRAGSGDVVVVGESVVLVRAAVVIVEADAVVDVEATVVVTGAAVVTVVVSTAGVVVAGATIVGTAGVVVGAVEVVVVGAKVVVVEDGAAVVVVVRISVGVVGAAAVVIIGSGVVVVIGAAVVLVRAALGVMVGPAVVALVGVGSVRAGSGDVVVVGAAVVLVRAAVVIVEADAVVDVEATVVVTGAAVVTVVVSTAGVVVAGATIVGTAGVVVGAVEVVVVGAKVVVVEDGAAVVVVVRISVGVVGAAAVVIIDSGVVVVVGAAVVLVRAAVAVMVGSAIVALVGVGSVRAGSGDVVVVGAAVVLVRAAVVIVELDAVFDVEATVVVTGAAVVTVVVSTAGVVVAGATIVGTAGVVVGAVEVVVVGAKVVVVEDGAAVVVVVRISVGVVGAAAVVIIDSGVVVVVGAAVVLVRAAVAVIVGSPIVALVGVGSVRAGSGDVVVVGAAVVLVRAAVVIVEADAVFDVEATVVVTGAAVVTVVVSTSGVVVVGATIV; this is encoded by the exons ATGGTTGACAGAGAAGCTACAATTGTTGTAGCAGGAGATGTAGTTGTGGTTGTTGTAGTAAGTACAGAAGGTGTAAAGGTCGTGGGAGCAGCAGTTGCAGGAACTGCAGGTGATGTagtaggtgctgttgttgtggttgtcgtaggagctgaagatGTAGTTGTTGTAGAAGGTGCTGCAGATGTTGCTTTATTAGGAACAGCAtatgttgtaggagctgcagttgctGTTGTGTTAGGTTCTGCAGTCATAGCAGTCGTAGGAGTAGGTTCTGTCAGAGAATGTTCTGGAGATGAAGTGGTCATTGGAGCAGCCGTTGTTttagttagagctgcagtggtTATCATAGAGGCAGATGCTGTGGTTAACGTagaagctacagttgttgtaacaGGAGCTGCAGTTGTGACTGTTGTAGTAAGTACAGCAGGTGTAGTGGTAGCTGGAGCTACAATTGTAGGAACTGCAGGTATTGCAGTAGGTGCTGTTGaagtggttgtcgtaggagctaaAGTTGTAGTTGTTGAAGATGGTGCTGCAGTCGTGGTGGTCGTAAGAATATCAGTTGGTGTTGTCGGAGATGCAGCAGTTGTCATAATAGATTCAGGAGTTGTAGTGGTCGTTGGAGCAGCAGTTGTTttagttagagctgcagtggCTGTCATGGTAGGTTCTGCAATCGTAGCATTAGTAGGAGTAGGTTCTGTCAGAGCAGGTTCTGGAGATGTAGTGGTCGTTGGAGCAGCCGTTGTTTTAGTTAGAGTTGCAGTGGTTATCGTAGAGGCAGATGCTGTGGTTGACGTagaagctacagttgttgtaacaGCAGCTGCAGTTGTGACTGTTGTAGTAAGTACAGCAGGTGTAGTGGTAGCTGGAGCTACAATTGTAGGAACTGcaggtattgtagtaggtgcTTTCGTCGTGGTTGACGAGGGAGCTAAAGTTGTAGTTGTTGAAGATGGTGCTACAGTCTTGGTGGTCGTAAGAATAGCAGTTGGTGTAGTCAGAGCTGCAGCAGTTGTCATAATAGGTTCAGGAGTTGTAGTGGTCGTTGGAGCAGCAGTTGTTTTAGTTAGAGCTGAAGTGGCTGTCATGGTAGGTTCTGCAATCGTAGCATTAGTAGGAGTAGGTTCTGTCAGAGCAGGTTCTGGAGATGTAGTGTTCGTTGGAGCAGCCGTTGTTttagttagagctgcagtggtAATCGTAGAGGCAGATGCTGTGTTTGACGTagaagctacagttgttgtaacaGGAGCTGCATTTGTGACTGTTGTAGTAAGTACAGCAGGTGTAGTGGTAGTTGGAGCTACAATTGTAGGAACTGcaggtattgtagtag GTGCAGTTGTTGTGGTTGACGAGGGAGCTAAAGTTGTAGTTGTTGAAGATGGTGCTACAGTCTTGTTGGTCGTAAGAATAGCAGTTGGTGTAGTCAGAGCTGCAGCAGTTGTCATAATAGATTCAGGAGTTGTAGTGGTCGTTGGAGCAGCAGTTGTTttagttagagctgcagtggCTGTCATGGTAGGTTCTCCAATCGTAGCATTAGTAGGAGTAGGTTCTGTCAGAGCAGGTTCTGGAGATGTAGTGGTCGTTGGAGCAGCCGTTGTTttagttagagctgcagtggtAATCCTAGAGGCAGATGCTGTGTTTGACGTagaagctacagttgttgtaacaGGAGCTGCAGTTGTGACTGTTGTAGTAAGTACAGCAGGTGTAGTGGTAGTTGGAGCTACAATTGTAGGAACTGcaggtattgtagtaggtgcaGTTGTTGTGGTTGACGAGGGAGCTAAAGTTGTAGTTGTTGAAGATGGTGCTACAGTCTTGTTGGTCGTAAGAATAGCAGTTGGTGTAGTCAGAGCTGCAGCAGTTGTCATAATAGGTTCAGGAGTTGTAGTGGTAATTGGAGCAGCAGTTGTTTTAGTTAGAGCTGCACTGGGTGTCATGGTAGGTCCTGCAGTCGTAGCATTAGTAGGAGTAGGTTCTGTCAGAGCAGGTTCTGGAGATGTAGTGGTCGTTGGAGCAGCCGTTGTTttagttagagctgcagtggtAATCGTAGAGGCAGATGCTGTGTTTGACGTagaagctacagttgttgtaacaGGAGCTGCAGTTGTGACTGTTGTAGTAAGTACAGCAGGTGTAGTGGTAGTTGGAGCTACAATTGTAGGAACTGcaggtattgtagtag gtgcaGTTGTTGTGGTTGACGAGGGAGCTAAAGTTGTAGTTGTTGAAGATGGTGCTACAGTCTTGTTGGTCGTAAGAATAGCAGTTGGTGTAGTCAGAGCTGCAGCAGTTGTCATAATAGGTTCAGGAGTTGTAGTGGTAATTGGAGCAGCAGTTGTTTTAGTTAGAGCTGCACTGGGTGTCATGGTAGGTCCTGCAGTCGTAGCATTAGTAGGAGTAGGTTCTGTCAGAGCAGGTTCTGGAGATGTAGTGGTCGTTGGAGAATCCGTTGTTttagttagagctgcagtggtAATCGTAGAGGCAGATGCTGTGGTTGACGTagaagctacagttgttgtaacaGGAGCTGCAGTTGTGACTGTTGTAGTAAGTACAGCAGGTGTAGTGGTAGCTGGAGCTACAATTGTAGGAACTGCAGGTGTTGTAGTAGGTGCTGTTGaagtggttgtcgtaggagctaaAGTTGTAGTTGTTGAAGATGGTGCTGCAGTCGTGGTGGTCGTAAGAATATCAGTTGGTGTTGTCGGAGCTGCAGCAGTTGTCATAATAGGTTCAGGAGTTGTAGTGGTAATTGGAGCAGCAGTTGTTTTAGTTAGAGCTGCACTGGGTGTCATGGTAGGTCCTGCAGTCGTAGCATTAGTAGGAGTAGGTTCTGTCAGAGCAGGTTCTGGAGATGTAGTGGTCGTTGGAGCAGCCGTTGTTttagttagagctgcagtggtAATCGTAGAGGCAGATGCTGTGGTTGACGTagaagctacagttgttgtaacaGGAGCTGCAGTTGTGACTGTTGTAGTAAGTACAGCAGGTGTAGTGGTAGCTGGAGCTACAATTGTAGGAACTGCAGGTGTTGTAGTAGGTGCTGTTGaagtggttgtcgtaggagctaaAGTTGTAGTTGTTGAAGATGGTGCTGCAGTCGTGGTGGTCGTAAGAATATCAGTTGGTGTTGTCGGAGCTGCAGCAGTTGTCATAATAGATTCAGGAGTTGTAGTGGTCGTTGGAGCAGCAGTTGTTttagttagagctgcagtggCTGTCATGGTAGGTTCTGCAATCGTAGCATTAGTAGGAGTCGGTTCTGTCAGAGCAGGTTCTGGAGATGTAGTGGTCGTTGGAGCAGCCGTTGTTttagttagagctgcagtggtAATCGTAGAGCTAGATGCTGTGTTTGACGTagaagctacagttgttgtaacaGGAGCTGCAGTTGTGACTGTTGTAGTAAGTACAGCAGGTGTAGTGGTAGCTGGAGCTACAATTGTAGGAACTGCAGGTGTTGTAGTAGGTGCTGTTGaagtggttgtcgtaggagctaaAGTTGTAGTTGTTGAAGATGGTGCTGCAGTCGTGGTGGTCGTAAGAATATCAGTTGGTGTTGTCGGAGCTGCAGCAGTTGTCATAATAG ATTCAGGAGTTGTAGTGGTCGTTGGAGCAGCAGTTGTTttagttagagctgcagtggCTGTCATGGTAGGTTCTCCAATCGTAGCATTAGTAGGAGTAGGTTCTGTCAGAGCAGGTTCTGGAGATGTAGTGGTCGTTGGAGCAGCCGTTGTTttagttagagctgcagtggtAATCGTAGAGGCAGATGCTGTGTTTGACGTagaagctacagttgttgtaacaGGAGCTGCAGTTGTGACTGTTGTAGTAAGTACAGCAGGTGTAGTGGTAGTTGGAGCTACAATTGTAGGAACTGcaggtattgtagtaggtgcaGTTGTTGTGGTTGACGAGGGAGCTAAAGTTGTAGTTGTTGAAGATGGTGCTACAGTCTTGTTGGTCGTAAGAATAGCAGTTGGTGTAGTCAGAGCTGCAGCAGTTGTCATAATAGGTTCAGGAGTTGTAGTGGTAATTGGAGCAGCAGTTGTTTTAGTTAGAGCTGCACTGGGTGTCATGGTAGGTCCTGCAGTCGTAGCATTAGTAGGAGTAGGTTCTGTCAGAGCAGGTTCTGGAGATGTAGTGGTTGTTGGAGAATCCGTTGTTttagttagagctgcagtggtAATCGTAGAGGCAGATGCTGTGGTTGACGTagaagctacagttgttgtaacaGGAGCTGCAGTTGTGACTGTTGTAGTAAGTACAGCAGGTGTAGTGGTAGCTGGAGCTACAATTGTAGGAACTGCAGGTGTTGTAGTAGGTGCTGTTGaagtggttgtcgtaggagctaaAGTTGTAGTTGTTGAAGATGGTGCTGCAGTCGTGGTGGTCGTAAGAATATCAGTTGGTGTTGTCGGAGCTGCAGCAGTTGTCATAATAGGTTCAGGAGTTGTAGTGGTAATTGGAGCAGCAGTTGTTTTAGTTAGAGCTGCACTGGGTGTCATGGTAGGTCCTGCAGTCGTAGCATTAGTAGGAGTAGGTTCTGTCAGAGCAGGTTCTGGAGATGTAGTGGTCGTTGGAGCAGCCGTTGTTttagttagagctgcagtggtAATCGTAGAGGCAGATGCTGTGGTTGACGTagaagctacagttgttgtaacaGGAGCTGCAGTTGTGACTGTTGTAGTAAGTACAGCAGGTGTAGTGGTAGCTGGAGCTACAATTGTAGGAACTGCAGGTGTTGTAGTAGGTGCTGTTGaagtggttgtcgtaggagctaaAGTTGTAGTTGTTGAAGATGGTGCTGCAGTCGTGGTGGTCGTAAGAATATCAGTTGGTGTTGTCGGAGCTGCAGCAGTTGTCATAATAGATTCAGGAGTTGTAGTGGTCGTTGGAGCAGCAGTTGTTttagttagagctgcagtggCTGTCATGGTAGGTTCTGCAATCGTAGCATTAGTAGGAGTCGGTTCTGTCAGAGCAGGTTCTGGAGATGTAGTGGTCGTTGGAGCAGCCGTTGTTttagttagagctgcagtggtAATCGTAGAGCTAGATGCTGTGTTTGACGTagaagctacagttgttgtaacaGGAGCTGCAGTTGTGACTGTTGTAGTAAGTACAGCAGGTGTAGTGGTAGCTGGAGCTACAATTGTAGGAACTGCAGGTGTTGTAGTAGGTGCTGTTGaagtggttgtcgtaggagctaaAGTTGTAGTTGTTGAAGATGGTGCTGCAGTCGTGGTGGTCGTAAGAATATCAGTTGGTGTTGTCGGAGCTGCAGCAGTTGTCATAATAG ATTCAGGAGTTGTAGTGGTCGTTGGAGCAGCAGTTGTTttagttagagctgcagtggCTGTCATTGTAGGTTCTCCAATCGTAGCATTAGTAGGAGTAGGTTCTGTCAGAGCAGGTTCTGGAGATGTAGTGGTCGTTGGAGCAGCCGTTGTTttagttagagctgcagtggtAATCGTAGAGGCAGATGCTGTGTTTGACGTagaagctacagttgttgtaacaGGAGCTGCAGTTGTGACTGTTGTAGTAagtacatcaggtgtagtggtaGTTGGAGCTACAATTGTATGA
- the LOC127909356 gene encoding uncharacterized protein LOC127909356 isoform X14 translates to MVDREATIVVAGDVVVVVVVSTEGVKVVGAAVAGTAGDVVGAVVVVVVGAEDVVVVEGAADVALLGTAYVVGAAVAVVLGSAVIAVVGVGSVRECSGDEVVIGAAVVLVRAAVVIIEADAVVNVEATVVVTGAAVVTVVVSTAGVVVAGATIVGTAGIAVGAVEVVVVGAKVVVVEDGAAVVVVVRISVGVVGDAAVVIIDSGVVVVVGAAVVLVRAAVAVMVGSAIVALVGVGSVRAGSGDVVVVGAAVVLVRVAVVIVEADAVVDVEATVVVTAAAVVTVVVSTAGVVVAGATIVGTAGIVVGAFVVVDEGAKVVVVEDGATVLVVVRIAVGVVRAAAVVIIGSGVVVVVGAAVVLVRAEVAVMVGSAIVALVGVGSVRAGSGDVVFVGAAVVLVRAAVVIVEADAVFDVEATVVVTGAAFVTVVVSTAGVVVVGATIVGTAGIVVGAVVVVDEGAKVVVVEDGATVLLVVRIAVGVVRAAAVVIIDSGVVVVVGAAVVLVRAAVAVMVGSPIVALVGVGSVRAGSGDVVVVGAAVVLVRAAVVILEADAVFDVEATVVVTGAAVVTVVVSTAGVVVVGATIVGTAGIVVGAVVVVDEGAKVVVVEDGATVLLVVRIAVGVVRAAAVVIIDSGVVVVVGAAVVLVRAAVAVIVGSPIVALVGVGSVRAGSGDVVVVGAAVVLVRAAVVIVEADAVFDVEATVVVTGAAVVTVVVSTSGVVVVGATIV, encoded by the exons ATGGTTGACAGAGAAGCTACAATTGTTGTAGCAGGAGATGTAGTTGTGGTTGTTGTAGTAAGTACAGAAGGTGTAAAGGTCGTGGGAGCAGCAGTTGCAGGAACTGCAGGTGATGTagtaggtgctgttgttgtggttgtcgtaggagctgaagatGTAGTTGTTGTAGAAGGTGCTGCAGATGTTGCTTTATTAGGAACAGCAtatgttgtaggagctgcagttgctGTTGTGTTAGGTTCTGCAGTCATAGCAGTCGTAGGAGTAGGTTCTGTCAGAGAATGTTCTGGAGATGAAGTGGTCATTGGAGCAGCCGTTGTTttagttagagctgcagtggtTATCATAGAGGCAGATGCTGTGGTTAACGTagaagctacagttgttgtaacaGGAGCTGCAGTTGTGACTGTTGTAGTAAGTACAGCAGGTGTAGTGGTAGCTGGAGCTACAATTGTAGGAACTGCAGGTATTGCAGTAGGTGCTGTTGaagtggttgtcgtaggagctaaAGTTGTAGTTGTTGAAGATGGTGCTGCAGTCGTGGTGGTCGTAAGAATATCAGTTGGTGTTGTCGGAGATGCAGCAGTTGTCATAATAGATTCAGGAGTTGTAGTGGTCGTTGGAGCAGCAGTTGTTttagttagagctgcagtggCTGTCATGGTAGGTTCTGCAATCGTAGCATTAGTAGGAGTAGGTTCTGTCAGAGCAGGTTCTGGAGATGTAGTGGTCGTTGGAGCAGCCGTTGTTTTAGTTAGAGTTGCAGTGGTTATCGTAGAGGCAGATGCTGTGGTTGACGTagaagctacagttgttgtaacaGCAGCTGCAGTTGTGACTGTTGTAGTAAGTACAGCAGGTGTAGTGGTAGCTGGAGCTACAATTGTAGGAACTGcaggtattgtagtaggtgcTTTCGTCGTGGTTGACGAGGGAGCTAAAGTTGTAGTTGTTGAAGATGGTGCTACAGTCTTGGTGGTCGTAAGAATAGCAGTTGGTGTAGTCAGAGCTGCAGCAGTTGTCATAATAGGTTCAGGAGTTGTAGTGGTCGTTGGAGCAGCAGTTGTTTTAGTTAGAGCTGAAGTGGCTGTCATGGTAGGTTCTGCAATCGTAGCATTAGTAGGAGTAGGTTCTGTCAGAGCAGGTTCTGGAGATGTAGTGTTCGTTGGAGCAGCCGTTGTTttagttagagctgcagtggtAATCGTAGAGGCAGATGCTGTGTTTGACGTagaagctacagttgttgtaacaGGAGCTGCATTTGTGACTGTTGTAGTAAGTACAGCAGGTGTAGTGGTAGTTGGAGCTACAATTGTAGGAACTGcaggtattgtagtag GTGCAGTTGTTGTGGTTGACGAGGGAGCTAAAGTTGTAGTTGTTGAAGATGGTGCTACAGTCTTGTTGGTCGTAAGAATAGCAGTTGGTGTAGTCAGAGCTGCAGCAGTTGTCATAATAGATTCAGGAGTTGTAGTGGTCGTTGGAGCAGCAGTTGTTttagttagagctgcagtggCTGTCATGGTAGGTTCTCCAATCGTAGCATTAGTAGGAGTAGGTTCTGTCAGAGCAGGTTCTGGAGATGTAGTGGTCGTTGGAGCAGCCGTTGTTttagttagagctgcagtggtAATCCTAGAGGCAGATGCTGTGTTTGACGTagaagctacagttgttgtaacaGGAGCTGCAGTTGTGACTGTTGTAGTAAGTACAGCAGGTGTAGTGGTAGTTGGAGCTACAATTGTAGGAACTGcaggtattgtagtaggtgcaGTTGTTGTGGTTGACGAGGGAGCTAAAGTTGTAGTTGTTGAAGATGGTGCTACAGTCTTGTTGGTCGTAAGAATAGCAGTTGGTGTAGTCAGAGCTGCAGCAGTTGTCATAATAG ATTCAGGAGTTGTAGTGGTCGTTGGAGCAGCAGTTGTTttagttagagctgcagtggCTGTCATTGTAGGTTCTCCAATCGTAGCATTAGTAGGAGTAGGTTCTGTCAGAGCAGGTTCTGGAGATGTAGTGGTCGTTGGAGCAGCCGTTGTTttagttagagctgcagtggtAATCGTAGAGGCAGATGCTGTGTTTGACGTagaagctacagttgttgtaacaGGAGCTGCAGTTGTGACTGTTGTAGTAagtacatcaggtgtagtggtaGTTGGAGCTACAATTGTATGA
- the LOC127909356 gene encoding uncharacterized protein LOC127909356 isoform X13, protein MVDREATIVVAGDVVVVVVVSTEGVKVVGAAVAGTAGDVVGAVVVVVVGAEDVVVVEGAADVALLGTAYVVGAAVAVVLGSAVIAVVGVGSVRECSGDEVVIGAAVVLVRAAVVIIEADAVVNVEATVVVTGAAVVTVVVSTAGVVVAGATIVGTAGIAVGAVEVVVVGAKVVVVEDGAAVVVVVRISVGVVGDAAVVIIDSGVVVVVGAAVVLVRAAVAVMVGSAIVALVGVGSVRAGSGDVVVVGAAVVLVRVAVVIVEADAVVDVEATVVVTAAAVVTVVVSTAGVVVAGATIVGTAGIVVGAFVVVDEGAKVVVVEDGATVLVVVRIAVGVVRAAAVVIIGSGVVVVVGAAVVLVRAEVAVMVGSAIVALVGVGSVRAGSGDVVFVGAAVVLVRAAVVIVEADAVFDVEATVVVTGAAFVTVVVSTAGVVVVGATIVGTAGIVVGAVVMVDEGAKVVVVEDGPTVLLVVRIAVGVVRAAAVVIIGSGVVVVIGAAVVLVRAALGVMVGPAVVALVGVGSVRAGSGDVVVVGAAVVLVRAAVVIVEADAVVDVEATVVVTGAAVVTVVVSTAGVVVAGATIVGTAGVVVGAVEVVVVGAKVVVVEDGAAVVVVVRISVGVVGAAAVVIIDSGVVVVVGAAVVLVRAAVAVMVGSAIVALVGVGSVRAGSGDVVVVGAAVVLVRAAVVIVELDAVFDVEATVVVTGAAVVTVVVSTAGVVVAGATIVGTAGVVVGAVEVVVVGAKVVVVEDGAAVVVVVRISVGVVGAAAVVIIDSGVVVVVGAAVVLVRAAVAVIVGSPIVALVGVGSVRAGSGDVVVVGAAVVLVRAAVVIVEADAVFDVEATVVVTGAAVVTVVVSTSGVVVVGATIV, encoded by the exons ATGGTTGACAGAGAAGCTACAATTGTTGTAGCAGGAGATGTAGTTGTGGTTGTTGTAGTAAGTACAGAAGGTGTAAAGGTCGTGGGAGCAGCAGTTGCAGGAACTGCAGGTGATGTagtaggtgctgttgttgtggttgtcgtaggagctgaagatGTAGTTGTTGTAGAAGGTGCTGCAGATGTTGCTTTATTAGGAACAGCAtatgttgtaggagctgcagttgctGTTGTGTTAGGTTCTGCAGTCATAGCAGTCGTAGGAGTAGGTTCTGTCAGAGAATGTTCTGGAGATGAAGTGGTCATTGGAGCAGCCGTTGTTttagttagagctgcagtggtTATCATAGAGGCAGATGCTGTGGTTAACGTagaagctacagttgttgtaacaGGAGCTGCAGTTGTGACTGTTGTAGTAAGTACAGCAGGTGTAGTGGTAGCTGGAGCTACAATTGTAGGAACTGCAGGTATTGCAGTAGGTGCTGTTGaagtggttgtcgtaggagctaaAGTTGTAGTTGTTGAAGATGGTGCTGCAGTCGTGGTGGTCGTAAGAATATCAGTTGGTGTTGTCGGAGATGCAGCAGTTGTCATAATAGATTCAGGAGTTGTAGTGGTCGTTGGAGCAGCAGTTGTTttagttagagctgcagtggCTGTCATGGTAGGTTCTGCAATCGTAGCATTAGTAGGAGTAGGTTCTGTCAGAGCAGGTTCTGGAGATGTAGTGGTCGTTGGAGCAGCCGTTGTTTTAGTTAGAGTTGCAGTGGTTATCGTAGAGGCAGATGCTGTGGTTGACGTagaagctacagttgttgtaacaGCAGCTGCAGTTGTGACTGTTGTAGTAAGTACAGCAGGTGTAGTGGTAGCTGGAGCTACAATTGTAGGAACTGcaggtattgtagtaggtgcTTTCGTCGTGGTTGACGAGGGAGCTAAAGTTGTAGTTGTTGAAGATGGTGCTACAGTCTTGGTGGTCGTAAGAATAGCAGTTGGTGTAGTCAGAGCTGCAGCAGTTGTCATAATAGGTTCAGGAGTTGTAGTGGTCGTTGGAGCAGCAGTTGTTTTAGTTAGAGCTGAAGTGGCTGTCATGGTAGGTTCTGCAATCGTAGCATTAGTAGGAGTAGGTTCTGTCAGAGCAGGTTCTGGAGATGTAGTGTTCGTTGGAGCAGCCGTTGTTttagttagagctgcagtggtAATCGTAGAGGCAGATGCTGTGTTTGACGTagaagctacagttgttgtaacaGGAGCTGCATTTGTGACTGTTGTAGTAAGTACAGCAGGTGTAGTGGTAGTTGGAGCTACAATTGTAGGAACTGcaggtattgtagtaggtgcaGTTGTTATGGTTGACGAGGGAGCTAAAGTTGTAGTTGTTGAAGATGGTCCTACAGTCTTGTTGGTCGTAAGAATAGCAGTTGGTGTAGTCAGAGCTGCAGCAGTTGTCATAATAG GTTCAGGAGTTGTAGTGGTAATTGGAGCAGCAGTTGTTTTAGTTAGAGCTGCACTGGGTGTCATGGTAGGTCCTGCAGTCGTAGCATTAGTAGGAGTAGGTTCTGTCAGAGCAGGTTCTGGAGATGTAGTGGTCGTTGGAGCAGCCGTTGTTttagttagagctgcagtggtAATCGTAGAGGCAGATGCTGTGGTTGACGTagaagctacagttgttgtaacaGGAGCTGCAGTTGTGACTGTTGTAGTAAGTACAGCAGGTGTAGTGGTAGCTGGAGCTACAATTGTAGGAACTGCAGGTGTTGTAGTAGGTGCTGTTGaagtggttgtcgtaggagctaaAGTTGTAGTTGTTGAAGATGGTGCTGCAGTCGTGGTGGTCGTAAGAATATCAGTTGGTGTTGTCGGAGCTGCAGCAGTTGTCATAATAGATTCAGGAGTTGTAGTGGTCGTTGGAGCAGCAGTTGTTttagttagagctgcagtggCTGTCATGGTAGGTTCTGCAATCGTAGCATTAGTAGGAGTCGGTTCTGTCAGAGCAGGTTCTGGAGATGTAGTGGTCGTTGGAGCAGCCGTTGTTttagttagagctgcagtggtAATCGTAGAGCTAGATGCTGTGTTTGACGTagaagctacagttgttgtaacaGGAGCTGCAGTTGTGACTGTTGTAGTAAGTACAGCAGGTGTAGTGGTAGCTGGAGCTACAATTGTAGGAACTGcag GTGTTGTAGTAGGTGCTGTTGaagtggttgtcgtaggagctaaAGTTGTAGTTGTTGAAGATGGTGCTGCAGTCGTGGTGGTCGTAAGAATATCAGTTGGTGTTGTCGGAGCTGCAGCAGTTGTCATAATAG ATTCAGGAGTTGTAGTGGTCGTTGGAGCAGCAGTTGTTttagttagagctgcagtggCTGTCATTGTAGGTTCTCCAATCGTAGCATTAGTAGGAGTAGGTTCTGTCAGAGCAGGTTCTGGAGATGTAGTGGTCGTTGGAGCAGCCGTTGTTttagttagagctgcagtggtAATCGTAGAGGCAGATGCTGTGTTTGACGTagaagctacagttgttgtaacaGGAGCTGCAGTTGTGACTGTTGTAGTAagtacatcaggtgtagtggtaGTTGGAGCTACAATTGTATGA